In Spirosoma pollinicola, the genomic window ATCGCTCCTGCCTGATACGAAGTAGGCTTCATATATCTGCTTCCAGAACGGGGGGTAATCAGACTGTCTGTTTTAATACCTGTCAATGACAATCAGTAGTATACCCTTCATACAAAGTGGGTTTTGGCAGCTGATACAAGTACGGTGCTTTATGAGCAGCACCTGTATACTTCTTCTCCAATCGTTCTAATCCATTAAGACTCAGGATTTTCTTTTGAAAGTTGCCTCGTTCGAAGGGTTTATTTAAGATGGTTTCGTAAAGTTCCTGCACCTCTTTCATGGTGAAGGTTTCGGGAAGTAGGTTTAACACATTCAACTCCTGATCGAGCTTGAGTCGAAGCATTTCAAGCGCTTTGGTCACAATCGCGTTATGATCCATAATCATGGGTGGTAACTGGTTGATATCATACCACTCAATAGACTGATCAAGCTCACTTTTCCGAGGTATAGCCTTGTTCATATCCACAAGGGCATAATACCCGATGGAAACGAATCGTCTGGTAAACCATTCATACTCACGGCGGCCCTCTCCGTCATTGATCGTCGCAGTAGGCCCAATTAATTCAGAATTCAGCTCAATTAACCGGTCTAGAAAGGCTTTACCGTTACGGTTGGCTTTGCCCGTCACCTGAAACTGCTCCAGATAGTTTTCTTCAATTCCGGTTCTGCTCCGAATGATTCGTTGAGCGGCCTCATCAATATCTTCATCCTGAAACACAAACCAACTGGGTAAAGCCCAGAAATCACCTTCGTAGCGAAGCTTAGGAACCAGTACGCTTAGTTGTTTGGCTCGATAGCCAAAAATGACACAGTCAATCGTAAGTTGCTGAATGTAATTTTGCTCACTGAGAATCGGTAACGGTTGGGTTGTGGGCATACTTAACGGAGCATCAATTAGAAGGATTACATCGGTAAAGCTGAGCGTTCTCGCCGGTACAAAGTTATGGTTACTTTGCATACATCATCTTCTGGTCCCTTCATTTGGTTCGTTTCTGCGTCCAGCGAAACCATAGACAATAGACCGCTGCGGTAGGCTTTCAGTCAAGTGTGAAATCGATCCTGTAAAACACTCATTCGAAACGGACATGCCTACCCTGTACAGCGATCAAACGGGCCTCTGTTAACTCAGATAACTTATAACTTACTAAGGCGAGATAAACTAGCAGCCAATTTCGCCAACTACTTTGCCGTACAATCAATGTGTAAGTATATACACATTGATTGTACGGCAAAGGTATACAATTGCAAAAAAATTATTGTGTACTTACTTACACAATAACAATTATTTCTTTTACTTTTGATATAGAATTTGAAAATCCTCATGAATACGAGATTTAAGTCTTTTGTTTTCAGTGTCTTACCAGCGCATCTGTGGCTATCTATCTTATGTCAGCCGGGTTAATCGGTGCGGTCGTGCTCAAGTAGCCATCGTAATGACGAATAGGAAGAAATCGCTCCTTTGCAATTTTTAAAAAATGTAAATCAATTCATTAGAACGAGAATCATGAAAATGGCCAGTTGCTTAATAGGTGTATATCTTGCTGCTGCACTTCTCTGGGCCAACACCGTTGGTTTTAGCCAGACTGTTACTAACCAGAGCCAGAATTATTCGATTATTCCCAAACTTCCTTCTCCACCCAGGCCGGAACCGTTTACCGTTTCAACAATACCCTTACCAACGAATGTGGTTGAAAGTGACTTGGTCAATTATCTCCCGGACGGGAAGCATATCATCGCGGAGGTCCATTTTGCGGGTAAAAAAAAGGGGGATATCGCCGTCATGAACGAAGACGGAAGCGATTTCAAATGTCTGACGTGTGAATTGAAGGAAGAGATTGGCGGGGAAATGCCGGTGCCACTACCGGATGGGAAAC contains:
- a CDS encoding NUDIX hydrolase, which codes for MPTTQPLPILSEQNYIQQLTIDCVIFGYRAKQLSVLVPKLRYEGDFWALPSWFVFQDEDIDEAAQRIIRSRTGIEENYLEQFQVTGKANRNGKAFLDRLIELNSELIGPTATINDGEGRREYEWFTRRFVSIGYYALVDMNKAIPRKSELDQSIEWYDINQLPPMIMDHNAIVTKALEMLRLKLDQELNVLNLLPETFTMKEVQELYETILNKPFERGNFQKKILSLNGLERLEKKYTGAAHKAPYLYQLPKPTLYEGYTTDCH